From Ficedula albicollis isolate OC2 chromosome 20, FicAlb1.5, whole genome shotgun sequence, one genomic window encodes:
- the SLC9A8 gene encoding sodium/hydrogen exchanger 8 produces HIILYYPDRSSNASHEVINATLHTLLAATTKLVAPTPPKPILPVQTGVQAQQEEQSSGMTIFFSLLVIAICIILVHLLIEYRLHFLPESVAVVSLGILMGAFIKIIEAQKLANWKEEEMFRPNMFFLLLLPPIIFESGYSLHKGNFFQNIGSIILFSVFGTAISAFIVGGGIYFLGRADVIYKLNMTDSFAFGSLISAVDPVATIAIFNALNVDPVLNMLVFGESILNDAVSIVLTNTAEGLTRENMSDVSGWQTFLQALGYFLKMFFGSAALGTLTGLISALVLKHIDLRKTPSLEFGMMIIFAYLPYGLAEGISLSGIMAILFSGIVMSHYTHHNLSPVTQILMQQTLRTVAFMCETCVFAFLGLSIFSFPHKFEMSFVIWCIVLVLFGRAVNIFPLSYLLNFFRDHKITPKMMFIMWFSGLRGAIPYALSLHLGLEPMEKRQLIGTTTIIIVLFTILLLGGGTMPLIRLVDIEDSKPRKRNKKDVNLSKTEKMGNTIESEHLSELTEEEYEAQYIKRQNLKGFMRLDVEYLNPFFTRRLTQEDLHDGRIQMKTLTNKWYEEVRQGPSGSEDDEQELLQQSGAGAR; encoded by the exons CATATTATATTGTATTATCCTGACAGGTCTTCAAATGCCAGCCATGAAGTCATCAATGCCACCCTCCACACTCTGCTGGCTGCTACTACCAAGCTGGTGGCTCCTACACCTCCCAAACCCATCCTTCCAGTTCAGACTGGAGTCCAGGCACAGCAAGAGGAGCAGTCTAGTGGCATGACGATCTTTTTTAGTCTTCTTGTTATAG cTATTTGCATCATATTGGTGCATTTACTGATAGAATACCGGCTTCATTTTTTACCAGAGAGCGTGGCTGTTGTTTCCTTAG GTATCCTTATGGGAGCTTTTATAAAAATCATAGAGGCTCAAAAGCTGGCCAACTGGAAG gaagaagaaatgtttcgtccaaatatgttttttctgcttttgcttccaCCTATTATATTTGAATCTGGATATTCACTGCACAAG ggtaatttttttcagaacattgGTTCCATCATTCTGTTCTCAGTATTTGGCACTGCAATATCAGCTTTCATTGTAGGTGGAGGAATCTATTTCCTGGGCCGG GCTGATGTAATTTATAAACTCAACATGACAGACAG TTTTGCATTTGGCTCATTAATATCTGCAGTTGACCCTGTGGCTACTATTGCCATTTTCAATGCCCTTAATGTGGATCCTGTGCTGAACATGTTGGTTTTTGGAGAAAGTATTCTCAACGATGCAGTCTCAATTGTCCTGACCAA CACAGCAGAAGGTTTGACAAGGGAAAATATGTCAGATGTAAGTGGATGGCAAACCTTCCTACAGGCACTGGGATACTTTCTCAAGATGTTCTTTGGCTCTGCAGCACTTGGCACACTTACTGGTCTTATTTCTGCATTA GTACTAAAGCACATTGATTTAAGGAAGACACCTTCCCTAGAATTTGGGATGATGATTATCTTTGCTTACCTTCCCTATGGACTTGCAGAAGGGATCTCACTCTCAG GTATCATGGCAATCCTGTTCTCTGGCATTGTGATGTCTCACTACACACACCACAACCTGTCCCCGGTGACACAGATCCTGATGCAGCAGACACTCAGAACTGTTGCTTTCATGTGTG aaacGTGTGTTTTTGCATTTCTTGGCCTGTCAATTTTTAGTTTTCCTCACAAGTTTGAAATGTCCTTTGTCATCTGGTGCATA gtgCTGGTTCTGTTTGGTAGAGCAGtgaatatttttccactttcctaCCTACTCAACTTTTTCCGTGATCATAAAATCACTCCCAAAATGATGTTTATCATGTGGTTTAGTG GGTTACGGGGTGCCATTCCCTACGCCCTCAGCCTGCACCTGGGCCTGGAGCCCATGGAGAAGCGGCAGCTGATCGgcaccaccaccatcatcatcgTGCTCTTcaccatcctgctgctgggagggggcaCCATGCCCCTCATCAGGCTGGTGGACATCGAGGACTCCAAACCACGCAAGAGGAACAAGAAGGATGTCAACCTCAGCAAGACAGAGAAGatg GGCAACACGATAGAATCGGAGCACCTGTCAGAGCTCACAGAGGAGGAATACGAAGCCCAGTACATAAAGCGGCAGAACCTCAAAGGGTTTATGCGGCTCGACGTCGAGTATTTGAATCCTTTCTTCACCAGAAGACTCACACAAGAA GACCTGCACGACGGGCGCATCCAGATGAAGACCCTGACCAACAAGTGGTACGAGGAGGTTCGCCAGGGCCCCTCGGGCTCGGAGGACGacgagcaggagctgctgcagcagagcgGGGCGGGCGCGCGCTGA